From Anabrus simplex isolate iqAnaSimp1 chromosome 11, ASM4041472v1, whole genome shotgun sequence, a single genomic window includes:
- the LOC136883562 gene encoding uncharacterized protein, with translation MCCTVQRFCCACSLKTGALIIGILEAIFSAAGLIVLILIATSLAVVVSGVVDHPETSKEEAELIHGGSKVLLIVTCVMGVLVALQMVMSILLACGASNENPKLIKPWIIYSITGLTIIILLCLVMGGVAFAVNNIEAGVKFLIFCITTAVVQIYCMIVVNSYHGELTRTRTGRTYAEVPQDIALQNYST, from the exons ATGTGCTGCACCGTGCAAAGATTCTGCTGTGCTTGCTCCCTGAAAACGGGGGCGTTGATCATCGGTATATTGGAGGCG ATCTTCTCTGCGGCGGGGCTCATAGTTTTAATCCTGATCGCCACGAGCTTGGCTGTCGTCGTTTCGGGAGTCGTCGATCATCCAGAAACCTCCAAGGAAGAAGCCGAATTGATACACGGGGGAAGTAAAG TACTGCTGATCGTTACTTGTGTGATGGGAGTGTTGGTAGCACTGCAGATGGTTATGTCAATTCTACTGGCCTGCGGAGCAAGTAAT GAAAACCCTAAGCTCATCAAGCCATGGATCATTTACTCCATCACGGGCCTCACCATCATCATCCTGCTCTGTCTCGTGATGGGCGGCGTCGCGTTTGCTGTCAACAACATAGAGGCAGGTGTCAAGTTCCTGATATTCTGCATAACGACAGCGG TGGTACAGATCTACTGTATGATTGTGGTGAACAGCTACCACGGGGAACTTACCAGGACTAGGACCGGAAGAACGTACGCTGAAGTCCCGCAAGACATAGCCCTACAGAACTATAGTACGTGA